From a single Bacillus gobiensis genomic region:
- a CDS encoding IclR family transcriptional regulator, whose product MEWLDRLTAVMDLISESPAEGIGISELSRITGLSKGTVHRMLKSMQSHRLVEQLPQNKQYTLGPKAMLWGSQFLRGQDPIGLLGQYCEKISNQTGLYSYLCRYEDEQVYCTYTHQPSHLRNKYFVHVGQRMPFHCSAASKVILAFQLDVLIEEILQNVSFTEYTPYTIKKPDVLKDELLEIRKTKIGCCLQELEIGVSALSAPIFHNDHHTRISLSLVGETSQIDQEKDKIISQLLQVSDEASEHLRSMHQLSSIQL is encoded by the coding sequence TTGGAATGGCTAGACCGCTTAACTGCAGTTATGGATCTTATCAGTGAAAGTCCAGCTGAAGGTATTGGAATAAGTGAGCTTTCCAGAATAACAGGGCTAAGTAAAGGGACTGTTCACAGAATGCTGAAGAGCATGCAATCCCACAGGCTTGTCGAACAGCTGCCACAGAATAAGCAATATACGCTAGGACCAAAAGCGATGCTATGGGGGAGTCAATTTCTTCGGGGGCAGGATCCTATTGGCCTCTTAGGGCAGTATTGCGAAAAAATATCGAATCAAACGGGGCTGTATTCTTATTTATGCAGGTATGAAGATGAGCAGGTGTACTGTACCTATACCCACCAGCCATCTCACCTGAGAAATAAATACTTTGTTCACGTTGGCCAAAGAATGCCTTTCCATTGTTCTGCTGCTTCAAAGGTGATTTTGGCCTTCCAGCTGGATGTGCTTATAGAAGAAATTCTCCAAAACGTGTCTTTTACAGAATACACGCCTTATACGATAAAAAAGCCCGACGTACTTAAGGATGAATTGCTGGAAATCCGAAAAACGAAGATCGGATGCTGCCTTCAGGAGCTTGAAATCGGAGTATCGGCTTTGTCAGCACCTATTTTTCATAATGATCACCATACGAGAATCAGTTTGAGTTTGGTTGGCGAAACGAGCCAGATTGATCAAGAGAAGGATAAAATCATCTCACAGCTCCTTCAAGTATCCGACGAAGCGAGTGAACATCTGCGATCAATGCATCAGCTAAGCTCGATACAGCTATGA
- a CDS encoding CapA family protein, with amino-acid sequence MEESIRIALTGDSFITQRIPYNQEKLKHIRDYLHDFDVRFTNFEVTVHHFDQYPSATSGGTWAAARPFVLQDLDWIGMNMMACANNHSLDWLHGGLLCTIEHLEKENWVYAGIGRNLAEAAQPKYFETKKGRVALISITTTFENWHRAGEQRPDVPGRPGINPLGHKQIHRLTKENLEKLKEIESKTEINATRNLNVKEGFSTDHSSSYSFSNLSFEEGQPGTITRMDEKDTERIYRSIEEASRQADLVLVSIHSHEMKGDYKDRPADFVKEFCRACIEKGAHAVIGHGPHILRGIEIYNNRPIFYSLGDFIFQNDTVERQPADFYELYQLGPTHQTADGFDARSDNGTRGLAANPKVFESVIASIIYCDGEIRGVELVPISLGFESSRAGRGKPEFVSKAHGEQILSELRQLSSEFGTELLIQNGKGYIEL; translated from the coding sequence ATGGAAGAGTCTATTCGAATTGCTTTGACTGGGGACTCCTTTATCACACAAAGAATTCCTTACAATCAAGAAAAACTGAAACACATCAGGGATTATTTACACGATTTTGATGTGAGGTTTACTAATTTTGAAGTAACTGTTCATCATTTTGATCAATATCCATCTGCTACGAGCGGTGGGACGTGGGCGGCTGCCAGGCCTTTTGTCCTTCAAGATTTAGATTGGATCGGTATGAATATGATGGCCTGTGCTAATAATCACAGCCTTGATTGGCTGCATGGAGGCTTGCTTTGTACGATTGAACATTTGGAGAAAGAGAACTGGGTATATGCAGGGATTGGCAGAAACTTAGCAGAAGCTGCACAGCCTAAGTACTTTGAAACAAAAAAAGGAAGAGTGGCTTTGATATCGATAACAACCACCTTTGAAAATTGGCATCGGGCAGGAGAACAAAGACCTGATGTTCCCGGAAGGCCAGGAATCAACCCTTTGGGCCATAAACAAATCCATCGGCTTACGAAAGAGAATTTAGAAAAGCTGAAAGAAATAGAATCGAAAACTGAAATTAATGCTACTCGGAATTTAAACGTAAAAGAGGGATTTTCCACTGATCACTCTTCTTCATACTCGTTTTCTAATCTTTCCTTTGAAGAAGGACAGCCAGGAACGATCACAAGGATGGACGAAAAAGACACTGAACGTATCTATCGATCGATAGAGGAAGCAAGTCGTCAGGCTGATCTCGTCTTGGTAAGCATTCATTCCCACGAGATGAAAGGGGATTACAAAGACAGGCCGGCCGATTTTGTGAAAGAATTTTGCAGAGCCTGCATTGAAAAAGGAGCACATGCGGTTATTGGACACGGGCCCCATATTTTAAGAGGGATTGAAATTTATAATAACAGACCGATTTTTTATAGTTTAGGAGACTTTATTTTTCAGAACGATACGGTAGAGAGACAGCCTGCCGATTTTTACGAGCTCTATCAGCTGGGGCCAACCCATCAGACTGCAGACGGTTTTGACGCGAGAAGCGACAATGGTACAAGAGGGTTAGCAGCTAATCCGAAAGTGTTTGAATCTGTTATTGCTTCGATTATCTACTGTGATGGTGAAATTCGCGGCGTTGAGCTAGTGCCGATTTCACTGGGATTTGAATCGTCAAGAGCGGGGAGAGGCAAGCCGGAATTTGTCTCCAAGGCTCACGGTGAACAAATCTTATCTGAGCTAAGGCAGCTCTCCAGTGAATTTGGAACAGAGCTTTTGATTCAAAATGGGAAAGGCTACATCGAATTGTAA
- a CDS encoding Zn-dependent hydrolase, protein MTKERYQNLLEKVNQYNSGEIGITRIAFSNEEQACTHGFIRMCKDQHLEVRLDASGNLIARRPGKNPSLPPVVMGSHLDTVYQGGKYDGAVGVTAALEVITRLNEKRIETDHPIEIISFACEESSRFGVSTIGSKAMAGLIEKDKIRHLKDRNGTSIDKAFSDCALDFESIDQANRTKERFKVFLELHIEQGPVLENKNKKIGIVTGIAAPIRLLVTINGKASHSGTTPMHMRKDALLAASELALETEASAKMEQKEGTVATVGDLIVHPGAMNVVPGKVEMKIDIRGIDVKSRDRVLKRIEEKISGIKKKRDLNVESKIISRERPVMLSTDILNELKAECEAKRLSYELLQSGAGHDAMHMTKLGSVGLIFIPSKDGVSHHPDEYTALDDILAGIDVLEAAVLKQAIVHKEGKSVNEPV, encoded by the coding sequence ATGACTAAAGAGCGATATCAAAACTTATTAGAAAAAGTCAATCAATATAATTCAGGGGAAATAGGAATCACCCGGATAGCCTTCAGCAATGAGGAACAAGCTTGCACGCACGGTTTTATCAGAATGTGCAAGGATCAGCATCTGGAGGTTCGGTTGGACGCCAGCGGAAATTTAATCGCAAGGCGGCCCGGGAAAAATCCAAGTCTTCCCCCTGTTGTGATGGGATCTCACTTGGATACTGTTTACCAAGGCGGAAAGTATGACGGGGCAGTAGGTGTGACTGCTGCTCTAGAAGTCATCACAAGATTAAATGAAAAAAGGATTGAAACGGATCATCCGATTGAAATTATTTCATTCGCTTGCGAGGAATCTTCGCGATTCGGTGTTTCAACAATTGGAAGCAAAGCAATGGCAGGATTAATTGAAAAGGATAAAATCCGTCATTTAAAAGATCGCAACGGAACGTCAATCGATAAAGCCTTTTCTGATTGCGCGTTGGATTTTGAAAGCATCGATCAAGCTAACCGGACGAAAGAACGATTCAAGGTATTTCTTGAGCTTCATATCGAACAGGGGCCGGTGTTAGAAAATAAAAACAAGAAAATCGGGATCGTCACTGGAATCGCAGCGCCCATACGATTACTCGTCACTATTAACGGCAAAGCCTCACATTCCGGAACAACGCCGATGCACATGCGGAAGGATGCTCTTCTTGCCGCTTCTGAGCTTGCGCTTGAAACAGAAGCGAGCGCAAAAATGGAGCAGAAGGAAGGCACCGTAGCTACGGTAGGAGATTTAATCGTGCATCCCGGTGCAATGAATGTGGTGCCCGGAAAAGTCGAAATGAAAATAGACATTAGAGGAATTGATGTCAAGTCAAGAGATCGCGTCTTAAAGCGGATTGAGGAGAAAATTTCCGGCATCAAAAAGAAGCGGGACTTAAACGTAGAAAGCAAAATCATTAGCAGAGAACGGCCGGTCATGCTATCTACCGATATTTTGAATGAACTAAAAGCTGAATGTGAAGCAAAACGATTGTCGTATGAACTGCTGCAAAGCGGTGCGGGCCATGATGCAATGCATATGACAAAACTCGGTTCGGTTGGCCTTATTTTTATTCCGTCGAAGGATGGAGTGAGCCATCACCCTGACGAATACACAGCGTTGGATGATATTTTAGCAGGAATTGATGTATTGGAAGCCGCTGTACTAAAACAAGCGATCGTCCATAAAGAGGGGAAGAGCGTAAATGAACCTGTCTGA
- a CDS encoding dihydroorotate dehydrogenase electron transfer subunit, translating to MNLSEATVLSNFQVNARYWKMILNISNFMTSSVKPGQFFHIQCSNEHAPILRRPFSIYKINERENTLEFLYLVKGTGTKKLSEKQPGESLSILGPLGNSFSINQSSSGILLAGRGVGIATLSALAYHSVKMNIPCTAILSARSEKDVLVKKELEAAGVSVLAVTDEDGTSEISRVEKLVLNLMKEKKLDSVYTCGSKRLTTMLQTLAIRHRLFAQAALEENMGCGMGACFACVCDIREQNEIRSVRICREGPVFPLEKVVLS from the coding sequence ATGAACCTGTCTGAAGCTACCGTTCTGTCTAACTTTCAAGTGAATGCGCGTTATTGGAAAATGATTTTGAATATCTCCAATTTCATGACTTCGAGTGTAAAACCGGGACAATTCTTTCATATTCAATGCAGCAACGAGCACGCTCCAATCCTTAGAAGGCCATTCAGCATCTACAAAATCAATGAACGCGAAAATACGCTGGAATTTCTTTATCTTGTCAAAGGGACAGGAACGAAAAAACTTTCTGAGAAGCAGCCAGGCGAGTCTCTAAGTATATTAGGGCCACTCGGAAATTCATTTTCTATCAATCAATCTTCAAGTGGTATTTTACTTGCCGGGAGAGGTGTTGGGATCGCTACACTTTCGGCATTGGCCTATCATTCTGTCAAAATGAATATTCCATGCACCGCAATTCTGAGTGCGAGATCAGAGAAAGATGTATTGGTGAAAAAGGAGCTCGAAGCTGCAGGAGTATCCGTCCTGGCGGTAACAGACGAAGACGGCACAAGTGAAATAAGCAGGGTAGAAAAGCTCGTTTTAAATTTAATGAAGGAGAAGAAGCTGGATTCCGTTTATACTTGCGGGTCAAAGAGACTAACGACGATGCTTCAAACGCTTGCAATAAGACATAGGCTGTTTGCACAGGCTGCACTAGAGGAAAATATGGGCTGCGGCATGGGAGCATGCTTTGCCTGTGTATGTGATATACGCGAACAGAATGAAATCCGATCCGTTAGAATTTGCCGGGAAGGACCCGTTTTTCCTCTTGAAAAGGTGGTTTTATCATAA
- a CDS encoding dihydroorotate dehydrogenase, with translation MEMSVKIGKLLLENPIMPASGTFSEELAELIDFNRLGALVPKSITKNKRKGNPTPRVCEITSGMINSIGIQSKGLSYYKEHTVPFYSQFRPPLIASVSADSIEEFAEVCEELALMDAVSGLELNISCPNLKNNGLAFGMDEEATYRLVQIVRQVTDKTIIPKLSPNVTSIETIALAAEEGGADALNVANTFVGMAIDIHTRKPKIANKIGGVSGPAIKPLIVRLIHQVYQATSLPIIGCGGIMNGADAIEFFLAGASAVQVGTATFVQPTAMLSIIEEIADYMKLYHINDLKELTGKIQYT, from the coding sequence ATGGAAATGAGCGTGAAAATCGGGAAGCTTCTTCTTGAAAATCCAATAATGCCGGCATCTGGAACATTTAGCGAGGAATTGGCGGAGCTGATTGATTTTAATCGGCTGGGCGCTTTGGTCCCAAAAAGCATTACGAAAAACAAGCGTAAAGGAAATCCGACTCCCCGCGTTTGTGAAATAACATCTGGAATGATCAATTCAATCGGGATTCAAAGCAAAGGACTTTCCTATTATAAAGAGCATACCGTCCCCTTTTATTCTCAATTCCGTCCCCCATTAATTGCAAGTGTTTCGGCAGACAGCATCGAGGAATTTGCCGAGGTTTGTGAAGAACTGGCGCTCATGGACGCCGTATCGGGGCTTGAATTGAATATTTCTTGCCCAAATTTAAAAAACAACGGCTTGGCATTTGGAATGGACGAAGAAGCGACCTATCGTTTGGTTCAAATCGTAAGACAGGTGACGGATAAGACGATTATTCCCAAGCTTTCTCCGAATGTGACCAGCATCGAAACAATTGCTTTGGCTGCAGAAGAAGGCGGGGCAGATGCATTGAACGTGGCAAACACCTTTGTTGGAATGGCGATTGATATTCATACGAGAAAGCCGAAGATCGCAAATAAAATCGGCGGTGTTTCAGGTCCAGCTATCAAACCTCTCATTGTCCGCCTGATTCACCAGGTTTATCAAGCAACAAGCCTTCCAATCATCGGCTGCGGTGGAATTATGAACGGAGCGGATGCGATAGAGTTTTTTCTTGCAGGTGCAAGTGCAGTGCAAGTAGGAACAGCAACGTTTGTTCAGCCGACCGCGATGCTGTCGATTATTGAAGAGATCGCAGACTATATGAAGCTTTATCACATAAACGATCTAAAAGAGCTAACTGGCAAAATTCAATACACATAA